The sequence ATGTTTGTGGGACACTTGAAGTTTCTACAGTTCAAGTAGCTATGGGCTATAAGTATAAATTACACACAGGATTtgacaaaatagaataaaaacaaaGTATACAAGCAACAATATTTTTTCATGACACATGTAGACATGATAACTTTTCAATAtcagtataaaatattttatattgactgacagatgtaagaacatataatgtattttatatgcaattATTATGATACAAAATAATATGTAATTAATATTCACATTGTTAATATTAAATGGATTTTAACATTTTCAATTAAAGATATTGTTAGTATATTAATTTATAATTATCAATATGTTATTTCAATTAGTTTTACATATGTGTCACTAGAAAGCTCTAATTACATACACAGATCTCACTATACACCTATTGGTCAGCTATGATCCAGCATGTTCCAGTCTAGATGGAGAGAAGCCATATAGAGGAGTAGGGACAGCCATGCTCACTCCTTCCTGGGGGAGAACATCCCACACACTCTTCCCATGGCCCCCAGCACCTCCTTGTTCCTCAGGCTATAGATGATGGGATTGAGCATGGGGGTGAGGATGGTGTAGAAGACTGCAAGGATCTTATCCTCTGTTGGGGAGCGGAGAGTTTTGGGACGGAGATAAGTGTAGACAAAAGGAGCTAAGTAAAATGTCACCACGGTTAAATGTGTGGCACATGTGGTGAAGGCCTTTTTTCTCCCCTCTTTTGAGCGCATGTGGAAGACAGCGTAAAGGACCCGTCCATAGGAAACAGTAATAccaaggaaaggaaggaggagaaaCACAACTGTGCTCACAAACACCATGTACTCATAAACCCAGGTGTCCATACAGGCCAGATGCACCATGGCTGGGACATCACAGAAAAAGTGATTGATGGCCCTAGACCTGCAGTAAGGAAGATGAAGGATGTAAAAAGTGTGTGATACAGAGTTGACGGAGCCCAGTGTCCAGGACCCCAGGATCATCTTCAAACACATCCTTTTACTCATGCGGATGGGGTAGTGGAGGGGGTGGCAGATGGCCACGaagcggtcataggccatggaGGCCAGGATTAAACCTTCTGAGCCGGCCATGGTCAGGAAGAAGAAGCTTTGCACACCACAGCCCAGGAAGGAGATGCTCTTCTGGCCAGACAGGAAGTTGATGGCCATCTTGGGGACCGTGGAGGAGATGAACATCAGGTCCATGAGGGAGAGCTGGCTGAGGAgaaagtacatgggggtgtggagcCGCGGGTCCAAGAAGATGAGGGCAGTCATCCCTGAGTTCCCCAAACAGGCGAGAACAAACACAGAGATGATCAGGAGCAAGAGAAGTAGGCCAGTTTGGTTTTGAGGAAACAACCCCAGCAAAGTAAAATCATTTGATGTTTCATTCCATCTTTCCATGGAAATGTACTCTATAATTTcctttaaagaacaacaacaacaacaacaacaacaaaaaaaaaaccctaagtaATAATCATAGTAAAACAGGAAAGGAGAATAATAGAAATTAAGTTTATTAGTGTTTTTTAGAGTGAGTTGTTATTATTCCTACAACACTGCAGCTTACAGTCAATGGATTTTTTTCAAACAAGTATCTTTTTGCTTCAGATAATGAATTTTATGTGTAGCAGTAGCTAATATGTTTCTATTTCCATATTTTTGTtgctgcattataattgtacataatgatAGTACTTGTCCACGCACACAATGTAACTACATAATGTGGCTTATATCCCTCTCTGGAACTGTTTCTGCTGAGTAGGAGCATTCCTAGGACTATGCACCAGGCTCAGCCCCAGAGGAAGCCAGGATCCTGCTTTCCCAGCTCCCCAACTCAGCACTCAGGTTCACCACAGACATGGCCTGTGGGGCACAGAAGTGCCCTACATGCTTGAGTCTGCATCCTCAGTGACCTCGCCTCCTCCACACCTTTAGTTCCTGCTCTCCCCTCCCCACTGGCACTGCTGCAACTAAGTAAGCCAGGGTCTTCTCCCAGAGCTGTGCTGCTCACCTCCTAAACAGAAACTGCTCTGCTGGTCCTAGAAGTGGGCCACCATCCAAAAGCATTGTTTTAAAACTGTGAAGGTATCAGAACCCTAAAAGATCACCATCACTTTAACATGTTCCTTGATTATTGTCTCTTTCCTAATGAGGTTTCCATCTATGGAAAATTTACAAGCTTAATATCAAATGTGTAGGATTTCTTATACATTATCCTTTTCTTCAAGTAAGCAAATTACACATGATGAAATTGACAGAATAAATAATACACAATAATTCCATTCTATATTCACAGTGGCAAGCTAGAAGTACGAACAGTAACTGAAATGCAAGCTGGGTGTGGTTAATGGAATACACACATAGACACAGAGGAAACTTGGAGATGCCACCATTTAAATGAAGTTTTCTTCACATCACTGcattttttaaatccaaattATTGCATTAAAGTTTTCATTTCCCAGATAATAATAAGAATTCATGGATGTGAAGAATAACATTCTCAAATTCAGGTATTACTGGACTCAGACTTGACATCATATTTTTAGTCATTCCATGACAGAACAGTTAGTAACGGGTGAATGATTTACCAAAGTAATTTGTGTAATTATTATTGTCCTTCATAAGCTCAGGCCTAATTCCATACATAAGTCTAGGTCATGCACATGGACCTTGGGGAAGATGTTTCTTTCTTCTGTTCCTGCGGTTTAGTTTCCCAAGGAGCAGGCAGGAGGTGACTCTGTTCACTAGGAAGGAGGCTGAGCAGAGGCACTTCCTGACTCTAGCTAAGGAATGGGAGCTACTGATTGTAGCTTATACATTGTGTACTTGCCCTCCTCAGACTTGATTATGacgggaaagtaaaacaaaaatgagaaattttaaaaaagcaaaatttaaagaaaaatgagcCAGTTCCCTTCCTAGATTGTTTTCATGCTGCGGCCTTTTCTTGGGAATGTGCAATTGTACCCGAGCTCCTGAcagcctctcttcttctctttataACATCTCAGCTGACAATTGTGTTTTAACACTTGTTTAACCTCCCAAATATTCATAGAAAAATATTGACATACTCCTTATATTTCTGGTATGTATTTGACTTCTTTGCGCATCAAGTCTTAGTAGACTTTCAACTTTAGGTTTCTGCTTTTCCATCTCAAGGAAACAATGATACCACCACCTGTTGTGGATGTTAATTTGGATTAATAGTTTTTTTAACAGGAAAAGAGAACAATTAATAGTTTTTGGCAGTCTTCATCTTAATAACTTAAAAGCAGTTTCCTTGatacaaaacacaaataaaatagaaaaggagagctTGGAACATAAAGAAGGGATACGTTTTTAGAGCTGAAGGTTGACAAGCAATGAGAGTGAAAAAGGCACCTTCAGGAAGCTAACAGGAGTAGAGCATCACTGCACCTAAGGAAGTGACAGGATCACAGGTCCCTGGCATCCAGCATGGCCTAGAGACAAAACTCCTGAGCCTACAGAGAAAGAAAACCACGATGTCCCCAGCACTGAGATGCATTCATTCCTTCAAAATGTGCTCACTGCTTCTGTTTTGTGGCAGTGCTGCTGGGTTGATTTGCTTTAGCAGTTCAAATACACAAGATTTCACAACCTGGAGTTAATCCTTAGTGGGTGACACAGACAATAGAGCAGCAGCTTACACATGCTCTGAGGTGACCCAGCCATTCATATGGGAAAgaacaatagagcagggag is a genomic window of Callospermophilus lateralis isolate mCalLat2 chromosome 5, mCalLat2.hap1, whole genome shotgun sequence containing:
- the LOC143398967 gene encoding olfactory receptor 2L13-like translates to MERWNETSNDFTLLGLFPQNQTGLLLLLLIISVFVLACLGNSGMTALIFLDPRLHTPMYFLLSQLSLMDLMFISSTVPKMAINFLSGQKSISFLGCGVQSFFFLTMAGSEGLILASMAYDRFVAICHPLHYPIRMSKRMCLKMILGSWTLGSVNSVSHTFYILHLPYCRSRAINHFFCDVPAMVHLACMDTWVYEYMVFVSTVVFLLLPFLGITVSYGRVLYAVFHMRSKEGRKKAFTTCATHLTVVTFYLAPFVYTYLRPKTLRSPTEDKILAVFYTILTPMLNPIIYSLRNKEVLGAMGRVCGMFSPRKE